Proteins from a single region of Dysosmobacter acutus:
- a CDS encoding SPFH domain-containing protein — protein sequence MGLIKAALGAAGGVLADQWKEYFYCEAIPSDVLAVKGRKKVTGRSSNTKGDDNIITNGSVIAIADGQCMLIVEQGKVVDVCAEPGEYTYDMSTEPSIFSGDLGDGVKDVFANIGKRFTFGGEAPKDQRIYYFNTKELTGNKYGTPSPVPFRVVDQRAGIDLDIGIRCFGEYSIRLKNPLLFYTNVCGNVSEDYKTENIAGQMKTELLTALQPAFAKISEMGIRYSALPGHTLELADALNEQLSGKWRDLRGMEIVSFGVSSVKANEEDEQMIKELQRNAAFMDPTRAAAHLVGSQGDAMKAAAANTGAGPAMAFMGMGMAGQAGGMNAQNLFQMGQQQQMQQQQMQMQQQAAQPTPAPAPAVQGWTCSCGQSGITGNFCPNCGSKKPEPKPAGDSWKCACGATATGKFCPECGSPKPAVADNGWTCACGAVNKGKFCSECGAKKPAGVPQYKCDKCGWEPADPKHPPKFCPECGDPFDDGDIVE from the coding sequence ATGGGACTCATTAAAGCGGCATTGGGCGCAGCCGGCGGCGTGCTGGCCGACCAGTGGAAAGAATACTTCTATTGCGAAGCCATCCCCTCGGATGTACTGGCGGTCAAGGGCAGGAAAAAGGTCACAGGCCGCTCCAGCAACACCAAGGGCGACGACAACATCATCACCAACGGCAGCGTGATCGCCATTGCGGACGGCCAGTGCATGCTCATCGTGGAGCAGGGCAAGGTGGTCGATGTGTGCGCAGAGCCCGGCGAATACACCTACGATATGTCCACCGAGCCGAGCATCTTCTCCGGTGATCTGGGCGATGGCGTCAAGGACGTGTTCGCCAACATCGGCAAGCGCTTCACCTTTGGCGGCGAAGCCCCCAAGGATCAGCGCATCTACTACTTCAACACCAAGGAGCTGACGGGCAACAAGTACGGCACGCCCAGTCCCGTTCCCTTCCGCGTGGTGGATCAGCGTGCGGGCATCGATCTCGACATCGGCATCCGCTGCTTCGGCGAGTACAGCATCCGCCTGAAAAACCCGCTGCTGTTCTACACCAACGTCTGCGGCAACGTCAGCGAGGACTATAAGACCGAGAATATCGCGGGCCAGATGAAAACTGAGCTGCTGACCGCGCTTCAGCCCGCGTTTGCAAAGATCAGCGAAATGGGGATCCGCTACTCCGCCCTGCCCGGCCATACCCTGGAGCTGGCGGACGCCCTCAATGAGCAGCTTTCCGGAAAGTGGCGGGATCTGCGCGGCATGGAGATCGTTTCCTTCGGCGTTTCCAGTGTGAAGGCCAACGAGGAAGACGAGCAGATGATCAAGGAGCTGCAGCGCAACGCGGCCTTCATGGATCCCACCCGCGCGGCGGCGCACCTTGTCGGCTCGCAGGGCGATGCGATGAAGGCGGCGGCCGCCAACACCGGCGCAGGCCCCGCCATGGCCTTTATGGGTATGGGTATGGCAGGTCAGGCGGGCGGCATGAACGCGCAGAACCTCTTCCAGATGGGTCAGCAGCAACAGATGCAGCAGCAACAGATGCAGATGCAGCAGCAGGCGGCGCAGCCCACTCCCGCTCCGGCCCCCGCCGTACAGGGCTGGACTTGCAGCTGCGGCCAGAGCGGCATCACCGGCAACTTCTGCCCCAACTGCGGCAGCAAGAAGCCTGAGCCCAAGCCCGCCGGCGATAGCTGGAAGTGCGCCTGCGGTGCCACCGCCACCGGCAAGTTCTGCCCCGAGTGCGGCAGTCCCAAGCCCGCCGTCGCGGACAACGGCTGGACGTGTGCCTGCGGCGCGGTGAACAAGGGCAAGTTCTGCTCTGAGTGCGGCGCGAAAAAGCCCGCCGGCGTCCCCCAGTATAAATGTGACAAGTGCGGTTGGGAGCCTGCCGACCCCAAGCATCCCCCCAAGTTCTGCCCCGAGTGCGGCGATCCCTTTGACGATGGGGACATCGTTGAATGA
- a CDS encoding helix-turn-helix transcriptional regulator produces the protein MASDMPQQKGEIAMLTRGNRHPAADTTRSSRSIGSRLVLYWLCMALATLSAALFLLSVTGVLSRTARQFGETTTLQQKNTAALFSAQMDALTARGIELSEAVSGELEGFLARRNLPFDALNDDPTLIAQLEKNLIPTLKTAMEGSTCSGVYFCLDATANTSLPDAENHRMGVYLRYSSLRSIPPSGNTAYFRGTVDAARESGLQLHNRWNPELDTSLIPGYKQVMAWTGERLSGGCLWTERVPLLDTWENVTLLCVPVRDGAGHVRGICGMELSDLYFSLSHSVVSSSYGSFIMLLAPINGDTLLLDKAMLGSTEGTNLSASGTMKIKEGRDYDTFAWNDTTYLGKYQIVPGRLADGYPLAAVTLVPESGYRHHAQAARIGWVLGSLAFLAAMLALTAVLARRFTMPITQGFEAARSCEQDWKPTGIREIDELTAYFHSQLRESRPDDALPMQVENLISELIDRSRGLTSTERIILRYYAEGYGVKDIPDLLFISAGTVKGHNSHIYSKLGVDSYDALKAYLDILKRCGRLEEMLQGGGK, from the coding sequence ATGGCAAGTGACATGCCGCAGCAGAAAGGAGAGATCGCCATGCTGACGCGCGGAAATCGACATCCGGCTGCCGACACGACGCGCAGTAGCCGCAGCATTGGCAGTCGTCTGGTGCTGTACTGGCTCTGCATGGCGCTCGCAACGCTGTCTGCCGCGCTGTTCCTGCTGAGCGTAACGGGCGTTCTGTCCCGCACGGCACGGCAGTTCGGCGAAACAACGACCCTGCAGCAGAAGAACACCGCTGCGCTGTTCAGCGCCCAGATGGACGCGCTCACCGCGCGCGGCATCGAACTGTCCGAGGCCGTCAGCGGGGAGCTGGAAGGCTTTCTCGCCCGCAGGAACCTTCCCTTTGACGCACTGAACGACGACCCTACCCTCATTGCGCAGCTGGAAAAAAACCTGATCCCCACGCTGAAGACCGCCATGGAAGGCAGCACCTGCAGCGGTGTTTACTTCTGCCTTGACGCGACCGCCAACACTTCGCTGCCCGATGCGGAGAATCACCGCATGGGCGTATACCTGCGCTATTCAAGCCTCCGCTCCATCCCACCAAGCGGCAACACGGCTTACTTCCGCGGCACGGTGGACGCCGCGCGCGAAAGCGGCTTGCAGCTCCATAACCGCTGGAATCCGGAGCTGGACACGTCCCTGATCCCCGGCTATAAGCAGGTGATGGCATGGACGGGCGAGCGCCTTTCCGGCGGCTGCCTCTGGACAGAGCGCGTGCCGCTGCTCGACACATGGGAAAATGTGACGCTGCTGTGTGTGCCCGTGCGGGACGGCGCAGGCCATGTGCGCGGCATCTGCGGTATGGAGCTGAGCGACCTCTACTTCAGCCTTTCCCACAGCGTCGTTTCCAGTTCCTACGGCAGCTTCATCATGCTGCTCGCGCCAATCAACGGCGATACGCTCCTTCTCGATAAGGCGATGCTGGGCAGCACGGAGGGGACGAATCTTTCCGCTTCCGGCACGATGAAGATCAAGGAAGGGCGCGATTACGACACCTTTGCGTGGAACGACACGACCTATCTCGGCAAATACCAGATCGTTCCCGGGCGGCTGGCGGACGGCTATCCGCTCGCGGCGGTAACACTGGTGCCCGAGAGCGGATATCGCCACCACGCGCAGGCCGCGCGCATCGGCTGGGTGCTCGGCTCGCTCGCCTTCCTCGCCGCCATGCTGGCGCTGACCGCCGTTCTCGCCCGCCGCTTTACCATGCCCATCACGCAGGGCTTTGAGGCGGCCAGAAGCTGCGAGCAGGACTGGAAGCCCACCGGCATTCGGGAGATCGACGAACTGACCGCCTACTTCCATAGCCAGCTGCGCGAGAGCCGGCCGGACGACGCCCTGCCAATGCAGGTCGAGAACCTCATCAGCGAACTCATTGACCGCTCGCGCGGGCTGACGAGTACCGAGCGCATCATCTTGCGTTACTATGCCGAGGGCTACGGCGTTAAGGATATTCCCGACCTGCTGTTTATCAGTGCGGGTACGGTCAAGGGGCACAACAGCCACATCTACAGCAAGCTGGGAGTGGATTCCTACGACGCGCTCAAGGCGTATCTCGACATTCTCAAGCGCTGCGGACGGCTGGAGGAGATGCTGCAGGGCGGCGGTAAATGA
- a CDS encoding DUF6935 domain-containing protein has product MQVTMRSLPTTLAEFEALPRQTPEQVCACFLCALNLYIKDKDAGVAAMDILRGPRPMTPYDTQFLRDRLRGKEYLPLAYFEGAAPENSYTPAQPYVLNVLPDPRPQDMEPGYLRLFLRTAGADSPRPIKLRQKPSTGEWFLWEYSSPLSGIRIPAAQDPWA; this is encoded by the coding sequence ATGCAGGTAACGATGCGATCTCTCCCCACGACGCTCGCGGAATTTGAGGCCCTGCCCCGGCAGACGCCCGAGCAGGTCTGCGCATGCTTCCTGTGCGCATTGAACCTATACATAAAGGACAAGGACGCGGGTGTGGCCGCCATGGACATTCTGCGCGGACCGCGCCCCATGACGCCCTACGACACCCAATTCCTGCGGGACCGTCTGCGGGGCAAGGAGTATCTGCCTCTGGCCTACTTTGAGGGCGCAGCGCCGGAAAACAGCTATACCCCCGCGCAGCCCTATGTGCTGAACGTCCTGCCGGATCCCCGCCCCCAGGACATGGAGCCGGGCTATCTCCGGCTATTTCTCAGGACGGCAGGCGCGGATTCTCCCCGTCCCATCAAGCTGCGGCAGAAGCCCTCTACCGGGGAATGGTTTTTGTGGGAGTATTCCAGCCCCTTGAGCGGCATCCGCATCCCCGCCGCGCAGGACCCGTGGGCATGA